A section of the Streptomyces xinghaiensis S187 genome encodes:
- the murD gene encoding UDP-N-acetylmuramoyl-L-alanine--D-glutamate ligase produces the protein MGGGQVNWTGTRVTVAGLGVSGVPAARVLRGLGARVTVVNDGDDERSRRQAAELEALGVTVRLGDGATLPESTELVVTAPGWQPDKPLFRAAAEAGVPVWGDVELAWRLRGPDAAPWLAVTGTNGKTTTVRMLAAILEAAGLRTAAVGNIGVSVLDAVLTEQREGAAPYDVLAVELSSYQLHWAPSLRAHSATVLNLAPDHLDWHGSMEAYAADKGRVYRGNTVACVYNAADKATEELVRAADVEEGCRAIGFTLGPPAPSQLGVVDGILVDRAFVADRQKQAQELAEVSDVNPPVPHNIANALAAAALARAYGVEPRAVRDGLRAFRPEPHRIARVAEIGGVTYIDDSKATNTHAAEASLTAYDPVVWIAGGLAKGARFDELVAAASGRLRGAVLMGADRALIREALTRHAPDVPVAELDRTDTGAMAAAVREAAALARPGDTVLLAPACASMDMFVNYGKRGEAFAEAVRELGAGHGGQGR, from the coding sequence CTGGGCGGCGGGCAAGTGAACTGGACCGGCACCCGTGTCACCGTCGCCGGACTCGGTGTCTCCGGGGTCCCCGCAGCGCGCGTGCTGCGGGGCCTCGGTGCCCGGGTCACCGTGGTCAACGACGGCGACGACGAACGGTCGCGGCGGCAGGCCGCCGAACTGGAGGCGCTGGGCGTCACGGTCCGCCTGGGCGACGGCGCCACCCTCCCCGAGTCCACCGAACTCGTCGTCACCGCCCCCGGGTGGCAGCCGGACAAGCCGCTCTTCCGGGCCGCGGCCGAGGCCGGCGTCCCTGTCTGGGGCGATGTGGAGCTGGCCTGGCGCCTGCGCGGCCCGGACGCCGCGCCCTGGCTCGCCGTCACCGGCACCAACGGCAAGACCACCACGGTCCGGATGCTCGCCGCCATCCTGGAGGCCGCCGGGCTGCGCACCGCCGCCGTCGGCAACATCGGCGTCTCCGTCCTGGACGCCGTCCTCACCGAGCAGCGGGAGGGCGCCGCGCCGTACGACGTGCTGGCCGTCGAACTCTCCAGCTACCAGCTGCACTGGGCGCCCAGCCTGCGCGCGCACTCCGCCACCGTCCTCAACCTGGCGCCCGACCACCTCGACTGGCACGGCTCGATGGAGGCGTACGCCGCCGACAAGGGCCGGGTCTACCGGGGCAACACGGTCGCCTGCGTCTACAACGCGGCCGACAAGGCCACCGAGGAACTGGTGCGCGCCGCCGACGTGGAGGAGGGCTGCCGCGCCATCGGCTTCACGCTCGGCCCCCCGGCGCCCTCCCAGCTCGGTGTCGTCGACGGCATCCTCGTCGACCGCGCGTTCGTGGCGGACCGTCAGAAGCAGGCCCAGGAGCTGGCCGAGGTCTCCGACGTCAACCCGCCGGTCCCGCACAACATCGCCAACGCCCTCGCCGCCGCGGCCCTGGCCCGCGCCTACGGCGTCGAGCCGCGCGCCGTACGGGACGGCCTGCGGGCGTTCCGGCCCGAACCGCACCGCATCGCGCGGGTCGCGGAGATCGGCGGCGTCACGTACATCGACGACTCCAAGGCGACCAACACCCATGCCGCCGAGGCCTCCCTGACCGCCTACGACCCCGTCGTCTGGATCGCCGGCGGCCTCGCCAAGGGCGCCAGGTTCGACGAGCTGGTGGCGGCGGCCTCCGGACGGCTGCGCGGGGCGGTCCTGATGGGCGCCGACCGGGCCCTCATCCGCGAAGCCCTGACGCGACACGCCCCGGATGTCCCGGTCGCCGAGCTCGACCGGACCGACACTGGGGCGATGGCGGCGGCGGTCCGGGAAGCGGCGGCGCTCGCCCGGCCGGGAGACACCGTTCTGCTGGCCCCCGCCTGCGCCTCGATGGACATGTTCGTCAACTACGGCAAGCGCGGCGAGGCCTTCGCCGAGGCCGTACGCGAGCTCGGGGCCGGGCATGGGGGACAGGGACGCTGA
- a CDS encoding FtsQ-type POTRA domain-containing protein, translating into MAGQTTARRGGNGLSPSGPSPEPAGRERPRRWRPRGDRLVFWALGLALSAAGVFWFLYGSPWVRVERVTVDGTGVLTPEQVRRAAAVPLGAPLVSVDTDAVAARLREKLPRVDSVEVVRSWPHEVGLKVTERKPAVLIEKGGKFIEVDGEGVLFATVSQPPKGVPLLEMDAARSPSLRRFGAERLRREAAGVAAGLPAPIHRETRALVVRSYDSVTLELTGGRTVVWGSPERSEQKAGTLLALLKSARGADHFDVSSPSAPAVSGS; encoded by the coding sequence GTGGCCGGACAGACGACCGCCCGGCGCGGCGGAAACGGGCTGTCGCCGTCCGGCCCGTCCCCGGAACCGGCCGGGCGGGAGCGTCCGCGCCGGTGGCGCCCGCGTGGAGACCGGCTCGTCTTCTGGGCCCTGGGCCTGGCCCTGTCCGCGGCCGGTGTCTTCTGGTTCCTGTACGGCTCGCCGTGGGTGCGGGTGGAGCGGGTGACGGTCGACGGGACCGGGGTGCTGACCCCGGAGCAGGTCCGCCGGGCGGCCGCCGTTCCGCTCGGCGCCCCTCTGGTTTCCGTCGACACCGACGCGGTCGCCGCCCGGCTGCGGGAAAAACTCCCGCGTGTCGACTCCGTCGAGGTCGTACGCTCTTGGCCGCACGAGGTCGGTCTGAAGGTGACGGAGCGAAAGCCCGCGGTGCTTATCGAAAAGGGCGGAAAGTTCATCGAAGTGGACGGTGAGGGTGTGCTTTTCGCCACGGTGAGCCAACCGCCCAAGGGCGTACCGCTGCTGGAAATGGACGCCGCCCGGTCACCGAGTCTGCGTCGTTTCGGAGCGGAACGGCTGCGGAGGGAGGCAGCCGGTGTCGCGGCCGGGCTGCCTGCCCCGATTCACCGGGAGACCCGTGCCCTGGTGGTCCGTTCCTACGACTCCGTCACGCTGGAACTGACGGGCGGCCGGACCGTGGTCTGGGGTTCGCCCGAACGCTCGGAACAGAAGGCGGGGACGCTTCTCGCATTGCTGAAAAGCGCGCGGGGAGCCGACCACTTCGATGTGAGCTCTCCCAGCGCCCCGGCGGTCTCCGGGAGTTGA
- a CDS encoding DivIVA domain-containing protein translates to MPLTPEDVRNKQFTTVRLREGYDEDEVDAFLDEVEAELTRLLRENEDLRAKLAAATRAAAQNQQQQGMRKPPEQQERPGGPVPAAISGPQPVPPQQQMGPPQLPGGAPQLPAGPGGHGPQGGPGMHGPGPMQGGPGHMGGPMGGPGGPGQHMQQHQGPGGHMGHGPGPGGPGDGGAARVLSLAQQTADQAIAEARSEANKIVGEARSRAEGLERDARAKADALERDAQEKHRVAMGSLESARATLERKVEDLRGFEREYRTRLKSYLESQLRQLENQADDSLAPPRSGPPAPSLPPSPSMAGAGSMGGHMGNQSMGGPSGGNGGPSYGGQQQMSPAMTQPMAPVRPQGPSPMQQAPSPMRGFLIDEDDN, encoded by the coding sequence ATGCCGTTGACCCCTGAGGACGTTCGGAACAAGCAGTTCACGACCGTCCGCCTCCGAGAGGGCTATGACGAGGACGAGGTCGATGCCTTCCTCGACGAGGTCGAAGCCGAGCTGACCCGGCTGCTGCGCGAGAACGAGGACCTGCGGGCCAAGCTCGCGGCCGCGACGCGCGCCGCCGCGCAGAACCAGCAACAACAGGGCATGCGCAAACCGCCGGAGCAGCAGGAGAGGCCCGGCGGGCCGGTGCCCGCCGCCATATCGGGCCCGCAGCCGGTGCCGCCGCAGCAGCAGATGGGCCCGCCCCAGCTGCCCGGTGGAGCACCTCAGCTGCCCGCAGGTCCCGGTGGCCACGGCCCGCAGGGCGGCCCCGGCATGCACGGCCCCGGCCCGATGCAGGGTGGTCCCGGTCACATGGGCGGTCCGATGGGCGGCCCCGGCGGCCCCGGGCAGCACATGCAGCAGCACCAGGGCCCCGGCGGTCACATGGGCCACGGTCCCGGCCCCGGCGGTCCGGGCGACGGCGGTGCCGCGCGCGTGCTGTCGCTCGCGCAGCAGACCGCGGACCAGGCGATCGCGGAGGCCCGTTCCGAGGCCAACAAGATCGTCGGTGAGGCCCGCAGCCGTGCCGAGGGTCTGGAGCGGGACGCCCGCGCCAAGGCCGACGCCCTGGAGCGGGACGCCCAGGAGAAGCACCGTGTCGCGATGGGCTCCCTGGAGTCCGCGCGCGCCACGCTGGAGCGCAAGGTCGAGGACCTGCGCGGCTTCGAGCGGGAGTACCGCACCCGTCTGAAGTCGTACCTGGAGAGCCAGCTGCGCCAGCTGGAGAACCAGGCCGACGACTCGCTGGCCCCGCCGCGCAGCGGCCCGCCGGCGCCGTCCCTGCCGCCGTCCCCCTCCATGGCCGGTGCCGGCTCGATGGGCGGGCACATGGGCAACCAGTCCATGGGCGGTCCCTCGGGCGGCAACGGCGGTCCGTCCTACGGAGGCCAGCAGCAGATGTCGCCGGCCATGACGCAGCCGATGGCACCGGTGCGGCCGCAGGGCCCGTCGCCGATGCAGCAGGCACCGTCGCCGATGCGCGGCTTCCTCATCGACGAGGACGACAACTGA
- the pgeF gene encoding peptidoglycan editing factor PgeF: MIGEQYETGGARFAFTDRWGGVSAAPYAELNLGGAVGDDPSAVRKNRGLAAESLGIAPERVVWMNQVHGRDVAVVDGPWEGTAGDAVDAVVTARRGLALAVLTADCVPVLLADPVAGIAGAAHAGRPGLAAGVVPALVGAMVRLGAEPSRLVAHTGPAICGRCYEVPAGMRDEVAAVVPGARAVTAWGTPALDVPAGVREQLSGLGVEGAVSSTVCTRESADHFSYRGERTTGRLASYVWLDG; encoded by the coding sequence GTGATAGGGGAACAGTACGAGACGGGCGGCGCCCGCTTCGCCTTCACCGACCGGTGGGGCGGGGTGAGCGCCGCTCCGTATGCCGAGCTCAATCTCGGCGGCGCGGTCGGCGACGACCCCTCGGCCGTCCGCAAGAACCGCGGGCTCGCCGCGGAGTCGCTGGGGATCGCCCCGGAGCGGGTGGTCTGGATGAACCAGGTGCACGGCCGGGACGTGGCCGTGGTCGACGGCCCCTGGGAGGGAACGGCGGGCGACGCCGTCGACGCGGTGGTGACGGCCCGCCGGGGACTCGCCCTCGCGGTGCTCACCGCGGACTGCGTTCCGGTCCTGCTGGCCGACCCGGTCGCCGGAATCGCGGGCGCCGCCCACGCGGGCCGTCCCGGACTCGCCGCCGGAGTGGTCCCGGCACTGGTCGGAGCCATGGTGCGGCTGGGTGCCGAACCCTCCCGGCTCGTCGCGCACACCGGCCCGGCCATCTGCGGCCGTTGCTACGAGGTCCCGGCGGGGATGCGGGACGAGGTCGCCGCCGTGGTGCCCGGCGCCCGGGCCGTCACGGCCTGGGGCACGCCCGCCCTCGACGTGCCGGCCGGTGTCCGGGAGCAGCTGTCCGGGCTCGGGGTGGAGGGGGCGGTCTCGTCGACCGTCTGCACCCGCGAATCGGCGGACCATTTCTCGTACCGCGGCGAGCGCACCACCGGGCGCCTGGCCTCCTATGTCTGGTTGGACGGATGA
- a CDS encoding YggT family protein, with the protein MDIALQVIYIALMCFLIVLIFRLVMDYVFQFARSWQPGKAMVVLLEATYTVTDPPLKLLRRFIPPLRLGGVALDLSFFVLMIIVYILISVVRQL; encoded by the coding sequence ATGGACATCGCACTGCAGGTGATCTACATCGCGCTGATGTGCTTCCTGATTGTGCTGATTTTCCGGTTGGTCATGGATTATGTCTTCCAGTTCGCCCGGTCGTGGCAACCCGGCAAGGCGATGGTGGTGCTCCTGGAAGCGACCTACACTGTGACCGATCCGCCACTCAAGCTTCTGCGGCGGTTCATTCCGCCGCTGCGTCTCGGGGGCGTGGCGCTCGACCTGTCCTTCTTCGTACTGATGATCATCGTCTACATCCTGATCTCCGTCGTGAGGCAGCTGTGA
- the murG gene encoding undecaprenyldiphospho-muramoylpentapeptide beta-N-acetylglucosaminyltransferase: MHVVLAGGGTAGHIEPALALADALRRHDPAVGITALGTERGLETRLVPERGYELGLIPAVPLPRKPTPELITVPGRLRGTIKAAEQILERTKADCVVGFGGYVALPGYLAAKRLGVPIIVHEANARPGLANKIGSRYAAAVAVSTPDSKLRGARYVGIPLRRSIATLDRAAARPEARAAFGLDQNLPTLLVSGGSQGARRLNEVVQTVAPALQRAGIQILHAVGPKNELPRADNMPGMPPYIPVSYVDRMDLAYAAADMMLCRAGAMTVAELSAVGLPAAYVPLPIGNGEQRLNAQPVVKAGGGLLVDDAELTPEWVQQQVVPVLTDAYRLHEMSRAAADFGRRDADELLVGMVYEAIAARRAG; this comes from the coding sequence GTGCATGTCGTACTCGCCGGTGGGGGGACCGCCGGCCACATCGAGCCCGCGCTCGCCCTCGCGGATGCCCTGCGGAGGCACGACCCGGCCGTGGGAATCACGGCCCTGGGAACGGAGCGCGGACTCGAGACCCGGCTCGTACCCGAGCGGGGCTACGAACTGGGGCTGATCCCGGCCGTACCGCTGCCGCGCAAGCCCACGCCGGAACTGATCACCGTTCCCGGCCGGCTGCGCGGCACCATCAAGGCCGCGGAGCAGATCCTGGAGCGCACCAAGGCCGACTGCGTGGTGGGGTTCGGCGGCTATGTGGCGCTGCCCGGCTATCTCGCGGCCAAGCGGCTGGGGGTGCCGATCATCGTCCACGAGGCCAACGCGCGCCCCGGCCTCGCCAACAAGATCGGCTCGCGGTACGCGGCGGCCGTCGCGGTGAGCACCCCGGACAGCAAGCTGCGCGGCGCCCGTTACGTGGGCATTCCGCTGCGCCGCTCCATCGCCACCCTGGACCGGGCGGCGGCCCGGCCGGAGGCCCGGGCCGCGTTCGGCCTGGACCAGAACCTGCCGACCCTGCTGGTGTCCGGCGGATCGCAGGGCGCGCGGCGGCTGAACGAGGTCGTGCAGACGGTGGCTCCGGCGCTCCAGCGTGCGGGCATCCAGATCCTGCACGCGGTCGGCCCCAAGAACGAACTGCCGCGGGCCGACAACATGCCGGGCATGCCGCCGTACATCCCCGTCTCGTACGTGGACCGGATGGACCTGGCCTACGCGGCGGCGGACATGATGCTCTGCCGGGCGGGCGCGATGACGGTCGCCGAGCTGTCGGCCGTCGGGCTGCCCGCCGCCTATGTGCCGCTGCCCATCGGCAACGGTGAACAGCGGCTCAACGCCCAGCCGGTGGTCAAGGCGGGCGGCGGACTCCTGGTGGACGACGCCGAACTGACGCCCGAGTGGGTACAGCAGCAGGTGGTGCCGGTGCTCACCGACGCCTACCGGCTGCACGAGATGTCGCGCGCGGCCGCCGACTTCGGCCGCCGGGACGCCGACGAACTGCTGGTCGGCATGGTCTACGAGGCGATCGCGGCACGCCGGGCCGGCTGA
- a CDS encoding cell division protein SepF yields MAGAMRKMAVYLGLVEDDGYDGRGFDPDDEFEPEPEPERAHRQHQPHQADRMERGEPDEPVRVAQPPAQREPVAVTAESGRPARIAPVASITPERQSLEKNAPVIMPKVVSDREPYRITTLHPRTYNEARTIGEHFREGTPVIMNLTEMGDTDAKRLVDFAAGLVFGLHGSIERVTQKVFLLSPANVDVTAEDKARIAEGGFFNQS; encoded by the coding sequence ATGGCCGGCGCGATGCGCAAGATGGCGGTCTACCTCGGCCTCGTGGAGGACGATGGGTACGACGGCCGGGGGTTCGACCCCGATGACGAGTTCGAACCCGAGCCGGAGCCCGAGCGGGCGCACCGGCAGCACCAGCCGCACCAGGCGGACCGAATGGAACGGGGCGAACCGGACGAACCGGTAAGAGTCGCCCAACCTCCCGCGCAGCGTGAACCGGTGGCCGTCACGGCCGAAAGCGGGCGTCCCGCCCGTATCGCCCCCGTGGCGTCCATCACACCCGAACGCCAGAGCCTGGAGAAGAACGCACCGGTGATCATGCCCAAGGTCGTCTCCGATCGCGAGCCCTACCGCATCACGACGCTCCACCCCCGGACCTACAACGAGGCCCGTACCATCGGGGAACACTTCCGTGAGGGCACTCCGGTGATCATGAATCTGACGGAGATGGGCGACACCGACGCGAAGCGACTTGTCGACTTCGCGGCGGGCCTGGTCTTCGGTCTGCATGGCAGCATTGAGCGAGTGACGCAGAAGGTGTTCCTGCTGTCGCCTGCTAACGTCGATGTCACGGCGGAGGACAAAGCCCGTATCGCTGAGGGCGGGTTCTTCAACCAGAGCTGA
- the ftsZ gene encoding cell division protein FtsZ, protein MAAPQNYLAVIKVVGIGGGGVNAINRMIEVGLKGVEFIAINTDAQALLMSDADVKLDVGRELTRGLGAGANPDVGRKAAEDHREEIEEVLKGADMVFVTAGEGGGTGTGGAPVVAGIARSLGALTIGVVTRPFTFEGRRRANQAEDGIAGLRDEVDTLIVIPNDRLLSISDRQVSVLDAFKSADQVLLSGVQGITDLITTPGLINLDFADVKSVMSEAGSALMGIGSARGDDRAVAAAEMAISSPLLEASIDGARGVLLSISGGSDLGLFEINEAAQLVSEAAHPEANIIFGAVIDDALGDEVRVTVIAAGFDGGQPPSKSQSRDKVLGSYGGREETPAPAPAESRPSFGGLGSVTPSREEEPEPAEAAPVADVPSPPAAPPQVPPARPYSDSQAEELDVPDFLK, encoded by the coding sequence GTGGCAGCACCGCAGAACTACCTCGCAGTCATCAAGGTCGTCGGCATCGGCGGCGGTGGCGTCAACGCCATCAACCGGATGATCGAGGTCGGTCTCAAGGGCGTCGAGTTCATCGCGATCAACACGGACGCGCAGGCCCTGCTGATGAGCGACGCGGACGTCAAACTCGACGTCGGCCGTGAGCTCACCCGGGGCCTCGGCGCCGGCGCCAACCCCGATGTCGGCCGCAAGGCGGCCGAGGACCACCGCGAGGAGATCGAGGAGGTTCTCAAGGGGGCCGACATGGTCTTCGTCACCGCGGGCGAGGGCGGTGGCACGGGCACCGGCGGCGCCCCCGTGGTCGCCGGCATCGCCCGCTCCCTGGGGGCGCTGACCATCGGCGTGGTCACCCGCCCCTTCACCTTCGAGGGCCGGCGCCGGGCGAACCAGGCCGAGGACGGCATCGCCGGCCTGCGCGACGAGGTCGACACCCTCATCGTGATCCCCAACGACCGGCTGCTGTCGATCTCCGACCGCCAGGTCAGCGTGCTCGACGCCTTCAAGTCCGCGGACCAGGTCCTGCTGTCGGGCGTCCAGGGCATCACCGACCTCATCACCACCCCGGGGCTCATCAACCTCGACTTCGCGGATGTGAAGTCCGTGATGTCCGAGGCGGGATCGGCGCTCATGGGCATCGGCTCGGCGCGCGGCGACGACCGCGCCGTGGCCGCCGCCGAGATGGCGATCTCCTCGCCGCTGCTGGAGGCGTCCATCGACGGCGCCCGCGGGGTGCTGCTCTCCATCTCCGGCGGCTCCGACCTCGGTCTGTTCGAGATCAACGAGGCCGCGCAGCTGGTCAGCGAGGCGGCCCACCCCGAGGCCAACATCATCTTCGGCGCGGTCATCGACGACGCCCTCGGCGACGAGGTCCGGGTCACCGTGATCGCGGCCGGGTTCGACGGCGGCCAGCCGCCCTCGAAGAGCCAGAGCCGGGACAAGGTGCTCGGCTCCTACGGCGGCCGCGAGGAGACGCCCGCGCCCGCTCCGGCGGAGAGCCGCCCGTCCTTCGGCGGACTCGGCAGCGTCACCCCCTCCCGCGAGGAGGAGCCCGAGCCGGCCGAGGCGGCCCCGGTCGCCGACGTCCCCTCGCCGCCGGCCGCGCCCCCGCAGGTGCCCCCGGCCCGTCCGTACTCGGACAGCCAGGCCGAGGAGCTCGACGTGCCGGACTTCCTCAAGTAG
- the ftsW gene encoding putative lipid II flippase FtsW: protein MTAERPRIPTRERAPARPRPARSGGAGRSRTAPARPGRRPSGRSGPVHRLRHLRDRLRRAWDRPLTAYYLILGSGLLLTVLGLVMVFSASQIQALRSDLPSTYFFGKQLLAAGIGAGLLLLASRMPVRLHRALAYPLLAVCLVLLVLVQIPGVGHAVKGNQNWIQLGGPFQLQPSEFGKLALVLWGADLLARKREKKLLTQWKHLLVPLVPVAFLVLGLIMLGGDMGTAIILTAILFGLLWLAGAPTRLFAGVLAVAGLIGALFIGTNPNRMARLECIGATDPGPQDQCWQAVHGIYALANGNWFGAGLGASVEKWGELPEPHTDFIFAVTGEELGLAGTLSVLALYAALGYAGIRVAGRTEDPFVRYAAGGVTTWITAQAVVNIGAVLGLLPIAGVPLPLVSYGGSALLPTLFAVGLMIAFARSEPAARAALAMRQPRLRRFYPGKRLARAGRNTMRRRAERPPSGER from the coding sequence ATGACGGCCGAGCGGCCCCGCATCCCGACACGTGAGCGAGCCCCGGCACGTCCCCGCCCGGCACGGTCCGGCGGGGCGGGCCGGAGCCGCACCGCCCCGGCCCGCCCCGGACGCCGCCCCTCCGGCCGCTCCGGCCCGGTGCACCGGCTGCGGCACCTCAGGGACCGTCTGCGGCGCGCCTGGGACCGTCCGCTGACGGCCTATTACCTGATCCTGGGCAGCGGGCTGCTGCTGACCGTGCTGGGCCTGGTGATGGTCTTCTCCGCCTCCCAGATCCAGGCGCTCCGCTCCGACCTGCCCTCCACCTACTTCTTCGGCAAGCAGCTGCTGGCCGCCGGGATCGGCGCGGGCCTGCTCCTGCTGGCCTCCCGGATGCCGGTCCGTCTCCACCGCGCCCTGGCGTACCCGCTGCTCGCCGTCTGCCTGGTGCTGCTGGTGCTGGTCCAGATCCCCGGCGTCGGGCACGCGGTGAAGGGCAATCAGAACTGGATCCAGCTCGGCGGCCCGTTCCAGCTCCAGCCCAGCGAGTTCGGGAAACTCGCGCTCGTCCTCTGGGGCGCCGACCTGCTCGCGCGCAAGCGGGAGAAGAAGCTGCTGACCCAGTGGAAGCACCTGCTGGTGCCGCTGGTCCCGGTCGCCTTCCTGGTGCTCGGACTGATCATGCTCGGCGGCGACATGGGCACGGCCATCATCCTGACCGCGATCCTCTTCGGCCTGCTCTGGCTGGCCGGCGCCCCCACCCGGCTGTTCGCCGGGGTGCTCGCGGTCGCCGGGCTCATCGGCGCGCTGTTCATCGGGACCAACCCCAACCGGATGGCCCGCCTGGAGTGCATCGGTGCCACCGACCCCGGCCCGCAGGACCAGTGCTGGCAGGCCGTCCACGGGATATACGCTCTGGCCAACGGCAACTGGTTCGGTGCCGGCCTCGGCGCAAGCGTGGAGAAATGGGGTGAACTACCCGAACCACACACCGACTTCATCTTCGCCGTGACAGGGGAGGAACTCGGCCTGGCGGGGACGCTGTCGGTGCTCGCCCTCTACGCGGCTCTAGGCTATGCGGGTATCCGCGTGGCCGGACGCACGGAGGACCCCTTCGTCAGGTACGCCGCGGGAGGTGTGACCACCTGGATCACGGCCCAGGCCGTGGTCAACATCGGTGCGGTGCTCGGCCTGCTGCCGATCGCCGGAGTCCCGCTCCCGCTGGTCTCCTACGGGGGGTCGGCCCTGCTGCCGACCCTGTTCGCCGTCGGGCTGATGATCGCGTTCGCGCGCAGTGAGCCCGCCGCCCGGGCGGCCCTGGCCATGCGGCAGCCTCGTCTGAGGCGGTTTTACCCGGGAAAGCGGCTGGCCCGGGCGGGAAGGAACACGATGAGACGGCGCGCGGAGCGGCCGCCGTCCGGAGAGCGGTGA
- a CDS encoding YggS family pyridoxal phosphate-dependent enzyme produces the protein MTDRRAELAANLGRVEGRIASACAAAGRKREEVTLIVVTKTYPASDVRLLAGLGVRHVAENRDQDAAPKAAECADLPLTWHFVGQLQTNKVRSVVSYADVVHSVDRPRLVSALSAAAVRAGREPVCLIQVALDAGSGEAAGRGGAAPGAVPELGDAIAAAGGLRLGGVMTVAPLTGPYAGRQRDAFERLLEISSGLRARHPAANMVSAGMSTDLEDAIGAGATHVRVGTAVLGVRPGLR, from the coding sequence GTGACCGATCGCAGGGCCGAACTGGCCGCCAACCTGGGGCGGGTGGAGGGGCGCATCGCCTCCGCCTGCGCCGCGGCGGGCCGGAAGCGGGAGGAGGTGACCCTGATCGTGGTCACCAAGACCTACCCGGCCTCGGACGTGCGGCTCCTCGCCGGACTGGGCGTCCGGCACGTCGCGGAGAACCGGGACCAGGATGCCGCGCCGAAGGCGGCGGAATGCGCGGACCTGCCGCTGACCTGGCACTTCGTCGGCCAGTTGCAGACCAACAAAGTCCGTTCCGTGGTCAGTTATGCCGATGTGGTGCATTCCGTGGACCGCCCCAGACTCGTCAGCGCGCTGTCCGCGGCGGCGGTCCGGGCCGGCCGTGAACCGGTCTGCCTGATCCAGGTCGCCCTGGACGCCGGGTCCGGCGAGGCGGCGGGCCGGGGCGGCGCCGCGCCCGGCGCGGTACCGGAGTTGGGGGACGCGATCGCGGCCGCCGGCGGTCTGCGGCTCGGCGGCGTGATGACCGTGGCGCCGCTCACCGGCCCTTACGCCGGGCGTCAACGGGACGCCTTCGAGCGGCTGTTGGAAATCTCATCCGGCCTGCGGGCGCGTCATCCTGCTGCGAACATGGTCTCAGCGGGTATGAGTACGGATCTCGAGGACGCCATCGGGGCCGGAGCGACACATGTACGCGTCGGTACTGCGGTACTCGGAGTCAGGCCCGGCCTCCGGTAA